Genomic DNA from Longimicrobium sp.:
GGCGCCGCGGCGCCACTTTGGACACAGCGGACGGCGGGGTCAGGGGTGCCGTCGGCCAAAGAACAGGAGCCTTAGCCGGAATCTTCGCGGCCGCCTCGGCAACGGCGGCCTGGATGCGCGCGCGCTGCTCCGGCTTGGACCACCTGTCGGCCAGATACTTGTAGAGCGTCTGGCGGCTGAGCCCTGTCTCGCGAGCCAGCATGCTCACGGTCAGGCCCACGTCGATCAGAGCTTTCTTGATTTCGGCCGATACCATGTGTAGCTTGTGCCGGGTTTACATGTGTCAACGTTCGATGGAAATATTACCAGCTTAATGGAAGTGTTGTCAACCCTCTTCACAGCACTGATTCCAAACCCTTCATCTTAAACGGTTTCCAACATGGCCGACGCTGCCGACTGGCAGACCCTTAGACCACACCTGGTTGACTATGTGAAGGCTGCCCGGAGCTCGCGGGCAGTTGCCGATGAGATCGGGATATCCCACACTGGCCTGCGCGCGATCGTCGAGAACGACGGGCGCGTGCCGTTCCCGGGGACCCAACAGAAGGTCGCGACCTTCCTCCGGCGAAAAGGTTTCGAGGTGGAAGCGTTTCCGGAAGAAGGCGCATTGGATTCTGGAACCGGTTCCAGCGCTGCCGAGGACCGCCCCGAAGCTGACGTTGAGGATGTACTGCGCTACTTTGCGGGCGAGAACCCTGAGATGTTCCGAATGCTGGAGGTCGTTATCGAGAACATCGCGGAGCCAGGGGAGCGGCGGTACGTG
This window encodes:
- a CDS encoding helix-turn-helix domain-containing protein, yielding MVSAEIKKALIDVGLTVSMLARETGLSRQTLYKYLADRWSKPEQRARIQAAVAEAAAKIPAKAPVLWPTAPLTPPSAVSKVAPRRHSVPEKTQ